GAGCAAAGAGAAAGGCAGATATACCTTTACACCCTTGAATAAAACCTTGCTTAAGAGCCCTCTATTCACCGATGCCTTAAACACAAAGGCAGTTGTTTATTACACTGTAAGGGCTTTAACAGACACTCAGATAAGGGATGAAGGCATAGCAGGCGATGAGTTTGCCATAAGTCCTGATGACTACATCCCATCAGCACCCGAGGGGCTTCAGGCAATTGCCATTGAAAAAGGGATTCAGCTTATATGGAAAGAAAACCCCGAGACATGGGTCAGAGGCTATAGGATATACAGATGTATGGTATTTGAACCCGAGTGTGTCTTATATGTGCCAATCGGACACAGTAAGACTCCTGCCTTTTTAGAGAAAGAACAACTCAAAGGAAAACGGCTTTACAGGGTAACAGCCATTGGACCGACAAAAGAAGGGGATTACTCCAGTTCTATAGAGATATATGTTTCGGATTGAGAGATTTACCTGCTTGGGTCGTATCTGTTAAAATATTTCAATGACCGAACCCTACAGTATAAAACTTCCTGTATTCGAAGGACCCTTTGACCTTCTTTTACACCTTATCAGAGAAAATAAGATAGATATTTACGACATCCCCATAGCCCAGATTACAAGACAATATCTCTCCTATATCGAGATGATGAAGGAGCTTAATCTTGAGATTGCAGGTGAGTTTCTTGTTATTGCCGCAACACTTATACATATAAAATCCCGAATGCTCCTTCCTGTAGAGGAGACACTGGAGGTAGAGGAGCCCGAAGACCCAAGGCTTGAGCTTGTCCAGAGGCTGATTGAATATCAGGCATTCAAGGATGTAGCCCTTGGGCTTAGGGAAAAAGAGGATGAATGGCAGTTTGCATTCGGTAGACATG
This is a stretch of genomic DNA from Nitrospirota bacterium. It encodes these proteins:
- a CDS encoding segregation/condensation protein A, producing MTEPYSIKLPVFEGPFDLLLHLIRENKIDIYDIPIAQITRQYLSYIEMMKELNLEIAGEFLVIAATLIHIKSRMLLPVEETLEVEEPEDPRLELVQRLIEYQAFKDVALGLREKEDEWQFAFGRHVEEKEEEEEELYLFDVNIFDLLSAFRKLIERAPHTIEAISKEVLTVKDKMSFIIEALENKDAVEFEELFGDAVSRAHLIVTFVALLELLRLGIIKAYQEKDFSPIWIIKPSEQ